In one Brassica oleracea var. oleracea cultivar TO1000 chromosome C9, BOL, whole genome shotgun sequence genomic region, the following are encoded:
- the LOC106313020 gene encoding uncharacterized protein ycf36-like, with protein sequence MLRLNANYPFFPKKSHRVCNRKLGTYYDSSSIFKHGGVGDDADKKKLFLRVSVKAMKEEGNGSGSMSFSGQSWDPSSEIQVPSEQRPVNEYSSLKEGMLYSWGELAPSQFFLRLGGLWLVTFTVLGVPIAAASFNPSREPLRFVVAAGTGTLFLVSLIVLRIYLGWSYVGDRLLSAVIPYEESGWYDGQMWVKPPEVLARDRLLGSYKVKPVIKMLKQTLVGTGALLVSAFVLFVFATPVEDFFKTTLRATNEVSISRTNNNKFNMRKEQLLRLPIDLVTNDDLAAAAAEAADGRPVYCRDRYYRALAGGQYCKWEDLVK encoded by the exons ATGCTCAGATTAAACGCTAATTACCCTTTCTTTCCCAAGAAATCCCACCGAGTTTGTAATAGAAAGCTCGGGACTTACTATGATTCTTCGTCGATCTTTAAACACGGCGGAGTTGGCGATGATGCTGATAAGAAGAAGCTGTTTCTAAGAGTTTCTGTGAAAGCAATGAAGGAAGAAGGTAACGGAAGTGGAAGCATGAGTTTCTCTGGACAAAGCTGGGATCCTAGTTCGGAGATACAAGTTCCTTCAGAACAGAGACCT GTGAATGAGTATTCGTCTTTGAAGGAAGGGATGTTGTATTCATGGGGAGAATTGGCTCCAAGCCAGTTTTTTCTTCGTCTTGGTGGTCTTTGGCTTGTGACTTTCACTGTTCTTGGTGTTCCCATCGCAGCTGCTAGCTTTAATCCTTCCAGA GAACCTTTGAGGTTTGTTGTAGCTGCAGGTACAGGAACCTTGTTCCTGGTTTCATTGATTGTCTTGAGAATTTACCTG GGATGGAGCTATGTTGGAGATAGATTACTTTCTGCGGTTATTCCATACGAAGAGAGCGGATGGTATGATGGCCAAATGTGGGTGAAGCCACCTGAG GTATTGGCTCGGGACAGGTTGTTAGGTTCTTACAAG GTGAAGCCAGTAATCAAGATGCTCAAACAAACATTGGTTGGTACAGGAGCTTTACTAGTTTCAGCATTTGTGCTATTCGTCTTTGCAACACCAGTCGAAGATTTCTTTAAAACCACTTTAAGAGCAACCAATGAGGTTTCTATTTCAAGAACCAACAACAACAAATTCAATATGAG GAAAGAACAATTGCTTCGGTTGCCAATAGATCTTGTGACCAATGATGACTTGGCAGCCGCGGCGGCTGAGGCTGCTGATGGAAGACCGGTCTATTGCAGAGACCGCTACTACCGTGCATTGGCCGGTGGTCAGTACTGCAAATGGGAGGATCTTGTTAAATAG